From a region of the Candidatus Brocadia sp. genome:
- the rmuC gene encoding DNA recombination protein RmuC, which yields MEMHWIVISMIASVLTGAVITWLLCRIRITTLTEQGATTQQELLNTRAVLNQQNGTVSHLNQVVVRLETTLEHERKMAHEKLGVLNDATLRLGDAFKVLSSEALRNNNQSFLELAKITLEKYQTEAKGDLEQKQKAVEQLVTPIRQSLEKVDNQIQELEKARQHAYGSLTEQVKSLIYTQEKLQSETNNLVKALRTPAVRGTWGEIQLKRVVEIAGMLEYCDFYQQPSATTEDGRLRPDLLVRLPGGKNIVVDAKTPLQSYLDAFEAGNDELRFSKLHAHAQQIRTHMAKLSAKSYWEQFRPTPEFVVLFLPGETFFSAALELDPALIEEGAKQQVILATPTTLIALLRAVYYGWRQEQMSENTKKIGELGRELHERIATMVEHLTKVGGSLGKAVEAFNAAVASFEGRVLPAVRKFQALGAGSKKEIEELTPLDKGARILMEVQDEQGATLPASQKPSGR from the coding sequence ATGGAAATGCATTGGATCGTTATTTCGATGATTGCCAGCGTTCTCACGGGAGCCGTTATTACCTGGCTGCTTTGCAGAATACGCATCACAACACTCACTGAACAGGGCGCCACAACTCAGCAGGAATTGTTGAATACAAGGGCCGTTCTGAATCAACAAAATGGAACGGTTTCTCATCTTAACCAGGTCGTGGTTCGCCTTGAGACGACGCTCGAACATGAGCGTAAAATGGCGCATGAAAAGCTGGGCGTCCTGAACGATGCGACGCTGAGGCTTGGTGATGCCTTTAAAGTGCTTTCATCGGAAGCGCTGAGGAACAACAACCAATCCTTTCTGGAATTGGCAAAAATTACCCTGGAAAAATATCAAACCGAGGCAAAGGGAGATCTCGAACAGAAACAGAAGGCCGTTGAACAGCTCGTCACACCGATCAGGCAATCCCTGGAAAAGGTGGACAACCAGATACAGGAATTGGAAAAGGCGCGCCAGCATGCGTATGGAAGCCTCACGGAACAGGTCAAATCCCTCATCTACACCCAGGAGAAGTTGCAGTCCGAAACGAATAATCTGGTCAAGGCGCTTCGAACACCGGCGGTGCGGGGTACCTGGGGGGAAATACAGCTCAAGCGGGTAGTTGAAATTGCCGGGATGCTGGAATACTGTGATTTTTATCAGCAACCATCGGCAACAACGGAGGACGGCCGGTTGCGTCCCGATCTGCTCGTGCGGCTGCCAGGGGGAAAGAATATTGTTGTCGATGCAAAAACACCCTTGCAATCGTATCTTGATGCATTCGAGGCCGGAAACGACGAACTGCGCTTTTCGAAACTTCATGCCCATGCCCAGCAGATCCGGACTCACATGGCGAAACTGAGCGCAAAATCCTATTGGGAACAATTTCGGCCAACACCGGAATTCGTGGTTCTTTTTCTCCCCGGCGAAACATTTTTCAGCGCGGCGCTTGAATTAGATCCCGCGCTGATTGAAGAGGGAGCGAAACAGCAGGTCATCCTGGCAACACCGACGACCCTGATCGCCCTCCTGCGCGCTGTTTACTATGGGTGGCGGCAGGAACAAATGTCAGAGAATACGAAAAAAATCGGCGAACTCGGACGGGAACTCCACGAACGCATCGCAACCATGGTCGAGCACCTGACAAAGGTCGGCGGGTCTCTTGGCAAAGCGGTTGAGGCATTTAATGCCGCAGTAGCATCTTTCGAGGGTCGCGTGCTCCCCGCGGTGCGAAAGTTCCAGGCGCTCGGCGCCGGAAGCAAGAAGGAGATTGAGGAGCTCACCCCGCTCGACAAAGGCGCCAGGATCCTTATGGAAGTACAAGACGAACAGGGAGCAACCTTACCTGCTTCGCAAAAGCCTTCAGGGAGATGA
- a CDS encoding SHOCT domain-containing protein, with the protein MMPNTILMRELKKYRWKQVFLFAVIICMIFAGRLHAILADTYTDGRIVVKHEELKVKKNGQYIQGQHPYELQGNSITNALSYIYFEEKGLLKKTGTLRVFQDDEIRKLVPLIIQAFSVATPSQVVAVSSFSERMLLTDQQNYCILFIFDNSLNIVFSRVHMFQTYNDAMSEKKRYTATRENPVRTKKSRFWKLVPTTGQRLEPHHENWLVIDLSDKIYQQPLAQRVGTVEEKIKVGTSDLDARLKKLEEKMGAADESKTPQPSTPANELREDSKMKSKLTLLREMVNEGIISAEDYDHKKAKMLREAMEDMSIKEQLQEIKDLKSEGLITESDYAEKKKELLDRF; encoded by the coding sequence ATGATGCCAAATACCATACTTATGCGAGAACTGAAAAAGTATCGATGGAAACAGGTCTTTCTTTTTGCAGTAATTATCTGCATGATTTTTGCGGGGAGGCTCCACGCGATCCTTGCCGATACGTATACCGATGGACGAATCGTGGTAAAGCATGAGGAATTAAAGGTAAAGAAAAATGGTCAGTACATCCAGGGTCAGCATCCGTATGAACTGCAGGGAAATAGTATAACTAATGCCTTATCATATATCTATTTTGAAGAAAAAGGCTTGTTAAAAAAGACCGGCACATTGCGGGTTTTTCAGGATGACGAGATACGAAAACTCGTCCCGTTGATTATACAGGCTTTCTCCGTTGCGACGCCTTCACAAGTTGTTGCTGTTTCGTCCTTTTCAGAACGGATGCTTTTAACTGACCAGCAGAATTACTGCATCTTATTTATTTTCGACAACAGTCTCAACATTGTCTTCAGCCGGGTTCACATGTTTCAAACGTATAACGACGCCATGTCGGAGAAGAAACGATACACGGCAACAAGAGAGAATCCTGTGAGAACAAAGAAGAGCCGCTTTTGGAAACTGGTTCCTACGACAGGACAACGGTTAGAACCACATCATGAAAACTGGTTAGTTATCGATCTGTCGGACAAAATCTACCAGCAGCCTCTCGCACAAAGGGTAGGGACGGTTGAAGAAAAGATCAAAGTGGGCACGTCAGACCTGGATGCCCGACTGAAGAAGCTGGAAGAAAAGATGGGAGCCGCTGATGAATCAAAAACACCGCAGCCCTCAACTCCCGCAAATGAACTCCGTGAAGACAGTAAAATGAAGAGCAAGCTGACGCTCCTTCGTGAAATGGTCAATGAGGGAATTATTTCTGCAGAGGATTACGATCACAAAAAGGCCAAAATGCTTCGGGAGGCCATGGAGGATATGAGTATAAAGGAACAGTTACAAGAGATAAAAGACCTCAAAAGCGAAGGACTTATCACGGAAAGTGACTATGCGGAAAAGAAAAAGGAGTTGCTGGATCGATTTTAG
- the radA gene encoding DNA repair protein RadA, with protein sequence MSKTGVVYVCQQCGWKSLKWAGRCGGCGEWDSTVEEIIAPSGSGSSSVAFRRELPQPITSVQLTECPCIETGMREFDRILGGGLIHGSAVLIGGTPGIGKSTLLLQVCQYISQKGYTTLYVTGEESVAQTKLRAERLSILSDNLLVVSETNLDFILENIHNTRPTLVVIDSIQMIYKPQLDSAPGTVAQVRQCANDLISIAKSTGSAIFLVGHVTKQGIIAGPKVLEHMADTVLYFEGEKFQCYRILRVVKNRFGSTDEIGIFEMRKNGLQPVDNPSEIFISQGRRISAGSTIISCMEGTRALLVEIQALVARANFGMPERKVSGVDYNRVSMILAILEKRIELKLGGQDVFVNIVGGVQVDEPAADLGIAMTIASSLKEKAIPPDTVFVGEVGLGGEVRSVSQMEIRLKEAHRLGFKRAVIPKDNAKGISKDVGIELVEVCYLSEAIEIMG encoded by the coding sequence ATGTCAAAAACAGGCGTGGTTTATGTTTGTCAGCAGTGTGGCTGGAAGAGCTTAAAATGGGCCGGTCGTTGCGGAGGCTGTGGAGAGTGGGACTCGACGGTTGAAGAAATTATTGCCCCCTCCGGCTCGGGCTCCAGCTCGGTTGCGTTCCGTCGTGAATTGCCACAACCGATAACGAGCGTGCAGTTAACCGAATGCCCCTGTATTGAAACGGGGATGAGAGAGTTTGACCGGATTCTGGGTGGCGGGCTGATCCATGGTTCTGCCGTACTGATTGGAGGAACGCCGGGCATTGGTAAATCGACGCTCCTTTTGCAGGTATGTCAGTACATCAGCCAGAAAGGGTATACTACCCTGTATGTAACCGGAGAAGAGTCGGTGGCACAAACAAAACTTCGCGCCGAGAGACTGTCTATTTTATCCGATAATCTGCTGGTTGTCTCTGAAACAAATCTGGATTTTATTCTGGAAAATATTCATAACACGCGACCTACCCTTGTGGTTATTGATTCCATTCAGATGATCTACAAACCGCAATTAGACTCAGCTCCCGGCACGGTTGCGCAGGTACGGCAGTGTGCGAACGATCTCATTTCGATTGCCAAGTCCACCGGGTCTGCAATTTTTTTGGTAGGGCACGTTACCAAACAGGGCATTATCGCAGGGCCGAAGGTGTTGGAGCATATGGCGGATACCGTTCTCTATTTTGAGGGAGAAAAATTTCAGTGCTATCGGATCTTGCGGGTGGTCAAAAACAGATTTGGCTCCACCGATGAAATTGGGATTTTTGAGATGAGAAAAAATGGCCTGCAGCCTGTGGATAATCCATCAGAGATATTTATTTCTCAGGGCAGAAGGATTAGCGCCGGGTCCACCATCATCTCCTGTATGGAAGGCACCCGCGCCCTGCTCGTCGAGATACAGGCGCTGGTGGCGCGGGCAAATTTTGGTATGCCGGAACGAAAAGTAAGCGGGGTAGACTATAACCGCGTCTCCATGATTCTTGCCATCCTGGAAAAGCGGATAGAGTTAAAACTGGGCGGGCAGGATGTATTTGTGAATATTGTTGGTGGTGTGCAGGTGGATGAACCCGCCGCAGACCTCGGTATTGCGATGACCATTGCGTCGAGTTTGAAAGAGAAAGCGATTCCACCGGATACCGTGTTTGTTGGAGAAGTAGGCTTGGGCGGCGAGGTCCGCAGCGTAAGCCAGATGGAGATCCGGCTGAAAGAGGCCCACCGCCTGGGGTTTAAGCGGGCGGTTATTCCAAAGGATAACGCAAAGGGGATCAGCAAGGACGTTGGGATTGAACTGGTCGAGGTATGCTATCTTTCTGAAGCAATAGAGATCATGGGATAA
- a CDS encoding ATP-dependent Clp protease ATP-binding subunit: MFDRFTDRARKVMALAREEARRFNHEYIGTEHILLGLVKEGSGVAANVLQNLDIELKKIRLEVEKIVQSGSDLVSVGQLPFTPRVKKVLEYAMEEARALGHNYIGTEHLLLGLLREQEGVAAQVLLNLGVKLEDVREEVIGLLGSEAAQGGMAQEKEEKKGKSKTPALDSFGRDLTQQAREHELDPVIGRQDVIERVIQVLCRRTKNNPVLLGEAGVGKTAIVEGLAQAVVQGNIPEILRDRRIVALDLAMMVAGTKYRGQFEERIKAVMSEVKRAKNIILFIDELHTLVGAGGAEGAIDASNVLKPALSRGEIQCIGATTLDEYRKYIEKDGALERRFQTIVVEPPTKDETVEILKGLRDRYEAHHKVQIMDEALESATELSIRYITGRYLPDKAIDVLDEACARVRLKATTQPPDLRHIEEEINKLEKDKDESVAIQDFERAARLRDKADKLKKKKETIEKEWRETRAEVEGVVNSEIVAEVVSKMTGIPITRIESAEAKRLLRMEEELHKMVISQEEATKAVAKAIRRSRAGLKNPNRPVASFIFVGPSGVGKTHLARSLAKFLFGEEEALIQIDMSEYMEKHNISRLIGAPPGYIGYEEGGQLTEKIRRRPYAVVLLDEIEKAHPDVFNMLLQIMEDGKLTDSFGRHVDFRNVVIIMTSNIGADVIRNQASLGFKKVTDEHSYDTMKEQLKKEVDKHFRPEFINRVDNIIVFKPLTKEDLKRIIEIELKGVKKRLENYNISVTLTDEVLEFLIEKGYNQNFGARPLRRAIESYLEDPLSEEILQGKFEGKRHVKARVHDGKLAFDEVQETPEPALANAESSL, translated from the coding sequence ATGTTTGATCGATTTACTGATCGTGCCAGAAAGGTTATGGCGCTTGCGCGAGAAGAGGCCAGGCGGTTTAATCACGAGTATATCGGAACCGAGCATATTTTGCTTGGCCTGGTAAAGGAAGGAAGCGGTGTTGCTGCTAATGTTTTGCAGAACCTGGATATCGAACTGAAAAAGATTCGTTTGGAAGTGGAAAAAATTGTTCAAAGCGGCTCAGACCTGGTGTCCGTGGGACAATTACCCTTTACACCGCGGGTAAAGAAGGTGCTGGAATATGCAATGGAAGAAGCGCGTGCATTGGGCCATAACTATATTGGGACAGAGCATCTTTTGCTGGGGTTGCTGAGAGAACAGGAAGGTGTTGCCGCGCAGGTATTGCTCAATCTGGGGGTAAAACTCGAGGACGTCCGGGAAGAGGTTATTGGACTCCTGGGTTCTGAGGCGGCTCAGGGCGGTATGGCCCAGGAAAAAGAGGAAAAGAAGGGTAAATCGAAAACGCCTGCCCTCGATTCCTTTGGCCGCGACCTTACGCAACAGGCCCGTGAACACGAACTCGACCCCGTAATTGGCAGGCAGGATGTGATTGAACGGGTAATTCAGGTTCTCTGCCGCAGGACAAAAAATAACCCCGTATTGCTAGGTGAAGCGGGGGTAGGGAAGACGGCGATTGTTGAGGGCCTCGCCCAGGCGGTTGTCCAGGGCAATATTCCCGAAATCCTCCGTGACCGCAGGATCGTGGCCTTGGACCTTGCCATGATGGTTGCAGGCACCAAGTACCGGGGACAGTTTGAGGAGCGGATTAAGGCGGTAATGTCGGAGGTAAAAAGGGCAAAAAACATCATCCTCTTTATTGACGAACTCCATACCCTGGTGGGCGCCGGAGGCGCAGAGGGCGCCATTGACGCTTCCAATGTATTAAAACCTGCGCTCTCACGGGGCGAAATACAGTGCATTGGCGCTACCACGCTGGATGAATACCGAAAGTATATTGAAAAAGACGGCGCCCTGGAAAGACGATTTCAAACCATTGTCGTTGAGCCTCCAACTAAGGACGAGACGGTGGAAATATTAAAAGGACTTCGTGACCGCTATGAAGCGCATCATAAGGTACAGATTATGGACGAGGCCTTAGAGTCAGCGACCGAGTTGTCCATTCGCTATATCACGGGGCGATATCTGCCCGATAAGGCGATTGACGTGCTTGACGAAGCATGCGCACGGGTACGGCTGAAGGCGACGACACAGCCTCCTGATTTGCGCCATATCGAGGAAGAGATTAATAAACTGGAAAAGGACAAGGACGAATCCGTTGCAATTCAGGATTTTGAGCGGGCAGCCCGGTTGCGGGATAAAGCAGACAAGCTGAAAAAGAAAAAGGAAACCATTGAGAAAGAATGGCGCGAGACACGAGCCGAGGTTGAGGGTGTGGTAAACAGTGAAATCGTTGCCGAAGTTGTTTCTAAGATGACCGGAATTCCTATAACACGCATCGAATCTGCCGAAGCCAAGCGGCTGCTTCGGATGGAAGAGGAACTCCACAAAATGGTGATAAGCCAGGAAGAGGCAACGAAGGCGGTAGCGAAGGCGATACGACGCTCCCGGGCCGGGTTGAAGAATCCCAACCGCCCCGTGGCTTCGTTTATTTTTGTGGGACCGTCGGGCGTAGGAAAGACTCACCTTGCGCGATCTCTGGCGAAATTTTTATTTGGTGAGGAAGAAGCCCTCATCCAGATCGACATGTCTGAATACATGGAAAAGCATAACATTTCACGTCTGATCGGCGCGCCTCCCGGCTACATCGGCTATGAAGAAGGGGGACAGCTCACGGAAAAGATCCGTCGTCGTCCCTACGCCGTTGTCTTGCTGGATGAAATTGAAAAGGCACATCCGGACGTGTTCAACATGCTCCTGCAAATTATGGAAGACGGCAAACTGACTGATAGTTTCGGACGCCACGTGGATTTTCGTAACGTGGTCATCATTATGACTTCAAATATTGGCGCCGATGTAATTCGAAATCAAGCCTCTTTGGGTTTCAAAAAGGTGACGGATGAGCATTCTTACGATACGATGAAAGAGCAGTTAAAGAAGGAAGTCGACAAGCATTTCCGTCCGGAATTCATAAACCGTGTTGATAATATTATTGTTTTCAAACCTCTGACAAAGGAAGACTTGAAACGGATTATCGAAATTGAGCTGAAAGGCGTTAAAAAGAGGCTGGAAAATTACAACATTAGCGTTACCCTGACTGACGAAGTGTTAGAGTTCCTGATCGAAAAGGGGTATAACCAAAACTTTGGGGCGCGTCCACTTCGAAGGGCAATTGAAAGTTATCTGGAAGACCCGCTTTCTGAGGAAATTCTCCAGGGTAAATTTGAAGGGAAGAGGCATGTAAAGGCAAGGGTTCATGACGGCAAGCTCGCCTTTGATGAGGTGCAGGAAACCCCGGAACCGGCGCTGGCAAATGCAGAAAGCAGTTTATAA